A stretch of the Siniperca chuatsi isolate FFG_IHB_CAS linkage group LG24, ASM2008510v1, whole genome shotgun sequence genome encodes the following:
- the LOC122872403 gene encoding uncharacterized protein LOC122872403 isoform X2 → MSPPVTSMMLVCCLLAAVSADSEIILYKRVGDEVVLKPERGSLNTSSGEMTITGLTQDDSGVYTPEINNKKASPTHLIVIFPVPVPTVIKSCDDEKTSCTLTCYGETTENTGTVTYRWKLGDKVLTNSSKEQHITKENSSNINEFSCELENPVSQESSQPLPNPFTTIPEIPARVGNRKISTGVTVFISLLAALLVLVFIHRCKAGMWFFQKASMPWEADFWRKNERPRRDVAESNGTTAHWEKGQTDEETPMT, encoded by the exons ATGTCGCCGCCTGTGACATCCATGATGTTGGTCTGTTGTTTACTGGCTGCTGTGTCCGCAGACTCCG AGATTATACTCTACAAGAGGGTGGGCGATGAAGTTGTCCTCAAACCAG AACGTGGTAGCCTGAACACTTCAAGTGGAGAGATGACAATCACAGGACTGACTCAAGATGACAGTGGAGTGTACACACCAGAAATCAACAACAAGAAAGCCAGTCCAACTCATCTCATCGTCATCT TTCCCGTCCCTGTACCCACTGTTATTAAATCCTGTGATGATGAGAAGACCAGCTGTACTTTGACCTGTTATGGAGAAAccacagaaaacacaggcaCTGTCACCTACAGGTGGAAGTTAGGTGACAAAGTGTTGACAAATTCATCAAAGGAGCAACACATTACAAag GAGAACAGTTCGAATATAAATGAGTTCAGCTGTGAGCTGGAGAATCCAGTCAGTCAGGAGAGCAGCCAACCCCTCCCCAACCCTTTCACCACAA TACCTGAAATTCCAGCACGAGTAGGCAATCGGAAAATTTCCACAGGAGTCACAGTCTTCATCTCTCTGCTGGCAGCTCTACTGGTGCTGGTTTTCATTCACAGATGTAAAGCAG GAATGTGGTTCTTCCAAAAAG CATCCATGCCATGGGAAGCAG ACTTCTGGAGGAAGAATGAGAGGCCAC GAAGAGATGTTGCTGAATCTAATGGCACCACTGCTCATTGGGAGAAGGGACAAACAGACG AAGAAACACCGATGACGTAG
- the LOC122872403 gene encoding uncharacterized protein LOC122872403 isoform X1 yields MSPPVTSMMLVCCLLAAVSADSEIILYKRVGDEVVLKPGTASVPGIITNIMWKDGPNIAIQWDGTDIYLYRQFNERGSLNTSSGEMTITGLTQDDSGVYTPEINNKKASPTHLIVIFPVPVPTVIKSCDDEKTSCTLTCYGETTENTGTVTYRWKLGDKVLTNSSKEQHITKENSSNINEFSCELENPVSQESSQPLPNPFTTIPEIPARVGNRKISTGVTVFISLLAALLVLVFIHRCKAGMWFFQKASMPWEADFWRKNERPRRDVAESNGTTAHWEKGQTDEETPMT; encoded by the exons ATGTCGCCGCCTGTGACATCCATGATGTTGGTCTGTTGTTTACTGGCTGCTGTGTCCGCAGACTCCG AGATTATACTCTACAAGAGGGTGGGCGATGAAGTTGTCCTCAAACCAGGTACTGCCTCTGTGCCTGGCATCATCACCAACATCATGTGGAAAGATGGTCCTAACATCGCCATCCAGTGGGATGGAACAGATATTTATCTTTATCGTCAGTTCAATG AACGTGGTAGCCTGAACACTTCAAGTGGAGAGATGACAATCACAGGACTGACTCAAGATGACAGTGGAGTGTACACACCAGAAATCAACAACAAGAAAGCCAGTCCAACTCATCTCATCGTCATCT TTCCCGTCCCTGTACCCACTGTTATTAAATCCTGTGATGATGAGAAGACCAGCTGTACTTTGACCTGTTATGGAGAAAccacagaaaacacaggcaCTGTCACCTACAGGTGGAAGTTAGGTGACAAAGTGTTGACAAATTCATCAAAGGAGCAACACATTACAAag GAGAACAGTTCGAATATAAATGAGTTCAGCTGTGAGCTGGAGAATCCAGTCAGTCAGGAGAGCAGCCAACCCCTCCCCAACCCTTTCACCACAA TACCTGAAATTCCAGCACGAGTAGGCAATCGGAAAATTTCCACAGGAGTCACAGTCTTCATCTCTCTGCTGGCAGCTCTACTGGTGCTGGTTTTCATTCACAGATGTAAAGCAG GAATGTGGTTCTTCCAAAAAG CATCCATGCCATGGGAAGCAG ACTTCTGGAGGAAGAATGAGAGGCCAC GAAGAGATGTTGCTGAATCTAATGGCACCACTGCTCATTGGGAGAAGGGACAAACAGACG AAGAAACACCGATGACGTAG